In Quercus lobata isolate SW786 chromosome 12, ValleyOak3.0 Primary Assembly, whole genome shotgun sequence, a genomic segment contains:
- the LOC115971652 gene encoding 60S ribosomal protein L26-1-like, with product MKYNPRVTSSRRKNRKAHFTAPSSVRRVLMSAPVSTELRSKYNVRSMPVRKDDEVQVVRGTFKGREGKVVQVYRRKWVIHIERITREKVNGSTVNVGVNPSKVVITKLRLDKDRKSLLDRKAKGRAAADKEKGTKFTAEDIIQNVD from the coding sequence ATGAAGTACAACCCAAGAGTCACGAGCTCTCGCCGCAAGAACAGGAAGGCTCACTTCACTGCCCCATCAAGCGTGAGGCGAGTCCTCATGAGCGCACCCGTCTCCACCGAGCTCAGATCCAAATACAACGTCCGATCCATGCCGGTGCGCAAAGACGACGAGGTCCAGGTCGTGCGCGGCACCTTCAAGGGTCGCGAGGGCAAGGTTGTCCAGGTGTACCGTCGCAAGTGGGTCATCCACATCGAGCGGATCACCCGAGAGAAAGTGAACGGCTCCACCGTCAACGTCGGTGTCAACCCTTCCAAGGTCGTCATCACCAAGCTCCGCCTCGACAAGGACCGCAAGTCGCTTCTCGACCGCAAGGCCAAGGGTCGTGCTGCTGCTGATAAGGAAAAGGGGACCAAGTTCACTGCTGAGGATATCATCCAGAACGTCGATTAA
- the LOC115971226 gene encoding histone-lysine N-methyltransferase, H3 lysine-9 specific SUVH6-like yields MGVMENMLHSDSLRTVTSVNGSYSEGRLGKLAMDTGPSKPKRRSVSAVRDFPSGCGPLGNQIQSPEVSETLVSAKRLEQENILTSEDKVVVSSDQGNELESMKVEPVQIHSPVSEALNNAVLSEPVKVHSPVSEASNNAVLSEPVKVHSPVSEASNNAVLSEPVKDLEDAAFDLSKIHVVDASASASASKEEMVSPSSFKLCSPFYGPNDVPTGSGLKKTMAKNYASRRTVSAIRDFPLLCGRDAPRLSKEESLEELASLKNKSLRQDKSDMDDRPSEEMRKADVKRMGEDVQDGDAEKSELQGNVASLKNKSLCQDKSDMDDRPSEEMRKADVKRMGEDVQDGDAEKSELQGNVASLKNKSLCEDKSDLDDRPAEETRKADVKQMEEDVQDGDEQKSELQGNVSRITGDKIGAESDGCATKEIRKQDEFGMASEMKVRRDDTREKCTRPSSKSESNQHQSDRKSKTTVKKESRDIGGLEETKGKEIVVYGNDSSLKRKHSDISDYQIQLQEDFGSLEPELERAVVQGLMAAPHCPWGQGKGAYKPYKAGVTGQSKGKTHNSLHLVKYKSAVKTKDKAGGSGVKLKKKSSITGNTANHGICQMVSRDKEDSLEEDDECKNFHVAPRPRSFGVNLPPFEQSASVKHHESDAITRSKVRETLRLFQAICRKLLQEDEANPKARGGGNKRIDLQASQILKKNSKYVNTGKQILGPVPGVEVGDEFHYRIELNIIGLHRQIQGGIDYVKQDGLVLATSIVASGGYADDLDNSDSLIYTGQGGNVMNAGKEPEDQKLERGNLALKNSMQERNPVRVIRGYDSSDGKMYFYDGLYVVVKCWQDLGPHGKLVFKFQLDRIPNQPELAWKEVKKSKKFKIREGLCVDDISQGKESIPICAVNTIDDEKPPPFKYITRVIYPDWCRPLPPKGCDCTRGCSDSEKCFCAVKNGGEIPFNHNGAIVEAKSLVYECGPSCKCSSSCPNRVTQHGIKFQLEIFKTKSRGWGVRSLNSIPSGSFICEYIGELLEEREADQRTGNDEYLFDIGDNYNDSSLWDGLLSLLPDAQASSCEVVVGDSGFTIDAAQYGNVGRFINHSCSPNLYAQNLLYDHADKRIPHIMFFAAENIPPLQELTYHYNYMIDQVHDSDGNIKKKSCFCGSVECTGRMY; encoded by the coding sequence ATGGGGGTTATGGAGAATATGCTGCATTCAGATTCTCTTAGAACGGTTACGTCGGTAAATGGTAGTTATTCTGAAGGGAGGTTGGGAAAATTGGCAATGGATACTGGTCCATCTAAACCTAAGAGGCGATCAGTTTCTGCTGTTCGCGATTTTCCATCAGGATGTGGACCACTTGGTAATCAAATTCAGTCTCCAGAGGTTTCTGAAACACTGGTTTCTGCAAAGAGACTGGAGCAAGAAAACATTTTGACATCAGAAGATAAAGTGGTTGTCTCATCTGACCAGGGGAATGAACTTGAATCCATGAAAGTTGAACCTGTGCAAATACACTCACCAGTGTCAGAAGCTTTGAATAATGCAGTGCTGAGTGAGCCTGTGAAAGTACACTCACCAGTGTCAGAAGCTTCGAATAATGCAGTGCTGAGTGAGCCTGTGAAAGTACACTCACCAGTGTCAGAAGCTTCGAATAATGCAGTGCTGAGTGAACCTGTAAAAGATTTAGAAGATGCAGCCTTTGATTTGTCAAAGATACATGTGGTAGATGCTTCTGCTTCTGCTTCTGCTTCAAAGGAAGAGATGGTTTCACCAAGTAGTTTTAAATTATGCTCACCATTTTATGGTCCCAATGATGTTCCCACTGGCAGTGGTTTGAAGAAGACcatggctaaaaattatgcttCACGAAGAACAGTTTCAGCCATCAGAGACTTCCCGCTCTTGTGCGGTAGAGATGCTCCGCGTCTTAGTAAAGAAGAAAGCCTGGAAGAGCTTGCTTCTCTGAAGAACAAGAGTTTGCGTCAAGATAAGTCTGATATGGACGACAGGCCCTCGGAAGAGATGAGAAAAGCTGATGTAAAGCGAATGGGAGAGGATGTTCAAGATGGGGATGCAGAGAAGAGTGAATTACAGGGGAATGTTGCTTCTCTGAAGAACAAGAGTTTGTGTCAAGATAAGTCTGACATGGATGACAGGCCCTCGGAAGAGATGAGAAAAGCTGATGTAAAGCGAATGGGAGAGGATGTTCAAGATGGGGATGCAGAGAAGAGTGAATTACAGGGGAATGTTGCTTCTCTGAAGAACAAGAGCTTGTGTGAAGATAAGTCTGATCTGGATGACAGGCCAGCGGAGGAGACTAGAAAAGCTGATGTAAAGCAAATGGAAGAGGATGTTCAAGATGGGGATGAGCAGAAGAGCGAGTTGCAGGGCAATGTTTCTAGAATAACTGGAGACAAAATCGGAGCTGAATCTGATGGATGTGCTACTAAAGAAATCAGGAAGCAGGATGAATTTGGAATGGCTTCTGAGATGAAGGTGCGGCGGGATGATACAAGAGAAAAGTGCACTAGACCTTCTTCTAAAAGTGAAAGTAATCAACATCAGTCTGACCGCAAGTCCAAGACAACAGTTAAAAAAGAATCTAGAGACATTGGAGGATTGGAGGAAACAAAGGGGAAGGAGATCGTGGTTTATGGAAATGACTCAAGTCTAAAGAGAAAGCATTCCGATATATCTGATTATCAGATCCAATTGCAGGAGGATTTTGGCAGTTTGGAACCTGAGTTGGAGAGGGCTGTGGTGCAAGGTCTGATGGCTGCACCACATTGTCCTTGGGGGCAGGGGAAAGGTGCCTACAAACCATATAAAGCTGGTGTTACTGGTCAAAGCAAAGGAAAGACACATAATTCTCTGCATCTTGTAAAATATAAATCAGCTGTCAAGACAAAGGATAAAGCCGGAGGTTCTGGAGTGAAGTTAAAAAAGAAGTCATCTATCACAGGAAACACTGCTAATCATGGTATATGTCAAATGGTTAGTAGAGATAAGGAGGACTCtcttgaggaagatgatgaatGTAAAAACTTTCATGTTGCTCCAAGACCCCGTAGTTTTGGTGTAAACCTTCCTCCCTTTGAACAGAGTGCAAGTGTTAAACATCATGAAAGTGATGCAATTACCCGAAGCAAAGTGAGGGAGACACTGCGTTTGTTCCAAGCCATCTGTAGGAAGCTCTTGCAGGAAGATGAAGCAAATCCGAAGGCACGAGGAGGTGGCAATAAGAGGATCGATTTACAAGCATCACAGATTCTTAAGAAGAACAGCAAATATGTTAACACTGGCAAACAAATCTTGGGACCTGTCCCAGGTGTTGAAGTTGGTGATGAGTTCCATTACAGGATTGAGCTTAATATTATTGGCCTTCATCGCCAGATTCAAGGTGGTATTGATTATGTGAAGCAAGATGGGTTAGTCCTTGCAACTAGCATTGTAGCATCCGGGGGCTATgctgatgatttggataattcaGATTCCTTGATTTATACAGGTCAGGGAGGAAATGTAATGAATGCAGGTAAAGAACCTGAGGACCAGAAGCTTGAAAGGGGAAACCTTGCTTTAAAGAATAGCATGCAGGAAAGGAATCCTGTTAGGGTGATCCGTGGATATGATTcctcagatggaaaaatgtATTTCTATGATGGGCTATATGTGGTGGTGAAATGTTGGCAGGATTTAGGGCCGCATGGTAAGCTGGTTTTCAAGTTTCAGTTGGACAGAATTCCTAATCAACCAGAGCTTGCTTGGAAAGAAGTCAAGAAGtccaaaaagttcaaaataaGGGAGGGTCTCTGCGTAGATGATATCTCACAAGGGAAAGAGTCAATTCCCATTTGTGCTGTGAACACCATAGATGATGAGAAACCTCctccatttaaatatataactaGAGTGATATACCCTGATTGGTGCCGCCCTCTCCCTCCTAAGGGTTGTGACTGTACCAGGGGATGCTCAGATTCTGAGAAGTGTTTTTGTGCAGTCAAGAATGGAGGAGAAATCCCATTTAATCATAATGGGGCCATTGTTGAAGCAAAGTCCCTGGTCTATGAGTGTGGTCCTTCTTGCAAGTGCTCTTCTTCTTGCCCCAATAGAGTTACTCAGCATGGTATCAAATTTCagcttgaaatttttaaaacaaaatctaGGGGATGGGGGGTGAGATCCCTTAATTCCATCCCTTCAGGAAGTTTTATATGTGAGTATATAGGAGAACTCCTTGAAGAGAGGGAAGCCGATCAAAGAACTGGTAATGATGAGTATTTGTTTGACATTGGGGATAACTACAATGACAGCTCTCTTTGGGATGGACTCTTGTCCCTTTTGCCTGATGCGCAGGCAAGTTCCTGTGAAGTTGTGGTGGGGGATAGTGGATTCACCATCGATGCAGCGCAGTATGGCAATGTGGGAAGATTCATCAACCACAGCTGTTCTCCCAATTTGTATGCTCAAAATCTCCTTTATGATCATGCAGACAAAAGAATTCCTCATATAATGTTCTTTGCTGCTGAGAATATTCCTCCCTTGCAAGAGCTGACATACCATTACAATTACATGATAGATCAGGTTCATGATTCAGATGGCAATATTAAGAAGAAGAGTTGCTTCTGTGGTTCCGTAGAATGTACTGGTAGGATGTATTGA
- the LOC115970186 gene encoding B3 domain-containing protein At5g24050-like, with the protein MTSGSLFVCESFNELKREYTRDEQLDLDLLTLRVLKDLILLLPKGPSLPLTSEEKKLQYRFKPTWGSFQRKRLNLGSSKPHTRYQLPNLNVKRKRFSQPTGIADPELKASLLQEGFACAAPKIITRLKIIPPKKPHLGISAASSIDVPNHSESPKPTPPRVIDGLNCQGLKLVTQKRRKATKEEQIEEKPPKKPKLNPTLPLSNPSPKLPQNFQNIIDTMGGTQLVLVIQKPLTKTDLNRHNARLSMPLSQINGSFLREAERVYLDQQQAMEVPFMEPSGKVNKIVLRQWDMPKESGKKSSCYVMIKSWNEVVEKNDLGRKLNQVIQIWSFRVGNEDQLCLAFVVVNTGENNEGASSCGQGRDRD; encoded by the coding sequence ATGACTTCCGGTTCCCTTTTTGTGTGTGAGTCATTCAATGAACTCAAAAGAGAGTACACCAGAGATGAGCAATTGGACTTGGACTTGCTCACTCTTAGGGTTTTGAAGGACTTGATTCTATTGCTCCCTAAAGGACCGTCTCTGCCACTGACTTCAGAAGAGAAGAAACTTCAATATCGTTTCAAACCCACCTGGGGCTCCTTCCAAAGAAAAAGGTTGAATCTTGGTTCTTCCAAGCCTCATACCCGTTACCAATTGCCAAATTTGAACGTCAAAAGGAAGAGGTTTTCTCAACCCACTGGCATTGCAGATCCGGAATTGAAAGCTTCACTACTACAAGAGGGTTTTGCTTGTGCTGCCCCCAAGATCATCACACGCCTCAAAATAATCCCACCCAAGAAACCCCATTTGGGAATCTCTGCTGCTTCATCCATTGAtgttcccaaccactctgaatCTCCCAAACCCACGCCACCCAGAGTAATTGATGGCCTCAACTGTCAAGGTTTGAAGCTTGTTACCCAGAAGCGAAGAAAAGCCACAAAAGAAGAACAAATTGAAGAAAAGCCACCAAAGAAGCCCAAATTGAACCCAACCCTTCCACTCTCAAACCCATCACCAAAACTGCCTCAAAATTTCCAGAATATCATCGACACAATGGGTGGAACCCAACTGGTTTTGGTCATACAGAAACCTCTTACTAAGACTGACCTAAACCGGCATAACGCTCGGTTATCCATGCCTTTAAGCCAAATCAATGGCAGTTTCTTGAGAGAGGCAGAAAGAGTATATCTGGATCAACAGCAAGCAATGGAAGTCCCATTCATGGAGCCCTCCGGTAAggtaaataaaattgttttgaggCAATGGGACATGCCCAAGGAGTCAGGGAAGAAAAGCTCCTGCTATGTGATGATAAAATCTTGGAATGAGGTAGTGGAAAAAAATGATCTTGGCAGAAAGCTTAACCAAGTGATCCAAATTTGGTCTTTTAGAGTTGGTAATGAAGATCAACTCTGCCTGGCTTTTGTTGTGGTCAACACAGGAGAGAACAATGAAGGAGCAAGTAGCTGCGGGCAAGGAAGAGATAGGGATTGA